The Halalkalicoccus subterraneus genomic sequence AGATCACGTCGCTCGTTGGTCGAGAGGTCTACTCGAGCAACGGCGTGTTCGTCGGCGAAATCGAGGACATCAAGCTCGATCTTGGAACGGAGATCGTCACCGGGCTCGCGCTGCGCGAACCCAACGAGGAACTGTTCGGCGCACAGATCCGCGGGACGCGCGGCGTCCTCGTTCCGTATCGCTGGGTGCGGGCGGTCGGGGACGTCGTTCTGGTGAACGACGTGGTCGAACGCCTCGTTACGCCCGAAGAGGAAGGCGAAGAAGTCGTCGCCTGAGCAGCCTACGAGCTACGACCCGTTCGAGCCCTCGCTTTCGACGCCCATCGCGGCGAACAGTTTCTTCCGAACCGCCTCCTCGGTGAGGTGCAACAGCGTCTCGCGGTTGTCCTCGTTGGTCTCGATGCCCGTGAAGATGCCAAGCGGGATCTCGACGCGTGCCTGCGTGGAGTGGCCCATCGTCTCGCCGATCTCCTCGAAGGCGTCGAGCAGCACGCGCCCGATGTTGAGCCGGATGTCCTTCGAGCGCGCTGCGAGGTAGATGGTGTTGTCCGCGATCCCGAAGACGGCGGTCGTGGTGATCCCTTCCAGATTGAGGAGGTGCTGGGCGGCCTGTTCGAGCGCCTCGCGGTCCCGGATGAATCCCGCATTCGAGACGAGGTGACTCCCCTGGACCTCGCGGTTCGTGATGGCCTCGGCGAGCACGTCGAGCGTCTCGGGGCTCATCGAGGGTGATTCGACCTGCTCTAAGGTGTCGTGGTTCGCGAACGGGTAGAGGTAGGCTGCCGCCGTCAGATCCGCCGGGGTCGTATCGCGCTTGAAGTCGAGCGTCTCGGCGCGGATCCCGTAGAGCAGCGCGGTCGCGACCGACTCGCCCAGGCTGAGGTCGAACTCCTGGATGTACTTCGTGAGGATCGTCGACGTGGAGTTCATCTGCGGGCGGATGTCGATGAAGGGGAGGCCGTCGGGCAGGTCTCGATCGATATCGATGTCGTGGTGGTCGATGAGGACGTCGACCGGCTCGTCGAACTCGACGTTCGCATCGGTCAGCATCGCGTGATCGACCAGCGCGACCGTATCGAACCCGTCGAACGCGTCGACGTCCTCGCGCGCAAGCGACGTCATCTCGACGTCGAGTAAGTTGACGAACGCGCGGTTCTCCTGATGACCCATGTCCCCAAAGTAGAAGATCTCCGCCTCGACGTCGAGGTACTCTGCGATCGCCCGCAGCGCGACCGCGCTCGCGATCGCGTCCGGGTCGGGGTTCTCGTGGGTAACGATCGCGAGTTTCTGTTCGGTGGCGGTGATGATCTCCGAGAGGTGCTGGGCGCGGTGTTCGAGCTCGCCCGATTCGAGCAGCCGGAGAGCGGACTCGGCGATGACCGCCGAGGGGTTGATGACGCTGTTGGCACCGAGGTCGGCGAGCTCGTCGCCCGAGACGGGATCGCTCGCGCGAGCGATGATGAACTGGTCGTCCCCGAGTCCGCGGACGTTCGAGACGGCGGCCTTGTTCGCCTCGACGTCCGAGGAGAGGATCAGGACTACGTCTCGGTCGGCGACGCTTTCTGCGACCGCTTGCTCGCGGATATCTCCCGCCTGTGCGTTCATGTCCCGATCCCGCAGGGTCTCGACGCGGTCCTCGTCGCGGTCGACGATCAGCACCTCCTTGCCCTGATCGAGCAGTTCGTCGGCGACCGCGTGGCCGACGCTACCACAGCCGAGAATCGCATATCGAGACATCGAGGAGATCGTGACGCCGGTACTCATCGTCCACTTCCTAGCTGCGGACCGTACTTAATCCCCTGCTTTTCGACACACGGGACGCGCCGAATCCCGGAAACATCCCCCGTACGTCGATCTATCCACTCCTCAGAAAGGGCTTCGTGACCGGTATCCCATCCTGCCCGTCCGTCAAGCGATCCCGGTCATCGGCGGTGACGGACCAGCTCCAACGGGGATGCGGTCGCCGCGAGAAGGGAAAGCCTCTTTATCCGCTCTGTGGAACTACGGGTGAGGGCCGGTAGCTCAGTCCGGCAGAGCGTCTGGCTTTTAACCAGACGGTCGCGTGTTCGAATCGCGCCCGGCCCGTTGGTCTTGTATACGTATCCGCAAGCGATGGGTGACGAACCCGAACGATTCGTAATCGATGAGTCCCGAACAACTATATCGTGCGTGATATCGTCTCGCAATGGGGATGACTGAAGTATCAGGACGGTGTATGGACTCACAGTGGATGGGGAGTCGCGGTCGGTAGGAGAGGGGAGGCCACCGGCGGAATCGACCGACAGGTCAGGATCGAGTATCGGCCGTCGGCGGTTCGTCAAGGCACTCGGCGTATCGGGACTCGGACTCGCGAGCGCCAGTCGGCTCTCGGGGCGGGAGTTCGAGGTAGCGAGCGGCGGGTCGGTCGAGATCGTCTACGCGTACGCCCGGACCGATCCCGAGGACCCGATGTCGTTGGCCCCGCGGACCAAGACCGTCGACGCCGAGTGGTACAACGAGCTACAGGCGGCGCTGTCGAACTACGACGCGATCGACTTATCCGAGATCAGCGGCGTGCTCGAGGCGGCTCTCGTCCCCGGCGACGGTGACGAAGGAAGTTCGGTCGCCGTCGGCGTGACGGACGAGGAAGTCGGCGACCGACTACGCGCCCTGCTCGACGGGGTTCCGGTCGACGGGTCGGTCGCCGAGGTGACGGCGAACGAGGGGGGTGTCGACCTCGAACCAGTCAGGGAGTTCGACCTCGACAGCGGCGTTTCGGTTCCCGGCGGGGTCGCCTGTGGGGAAACGGAGGGACTCGCGACGCTCGCGCCGGCGATCTATGACTCCGCCGACGGTCAGCGGTTCTTCGCGACCGCGGGACACCTCTACGCCGACACCGACAGCACCGAATTGACGCTCGTCTCGGCCGGCAAGCGCGTCGGTATCGGCCGGATGGCCCACCGGTATCGAGACGAGGACCTCGCGTTGATCGCTCCCATGGGCGAGTTCGCACCCGATAACGCGCTCGCCGGCGGCGCACCAAACCGAGTCGTGGGTCAGTTCACCCGTCTGGGGCTCGCGGATCTCGCGGCCCGCGATGCCGAGATCCACAAGATCGGCGCGATGAGCGGGCACACCACGGGCGAGATCCAGGCGATCGACGGCGTGACCTGCGTCTACGGTGACCCCTGCAAGCGTGGTCAGCTGAAGTGGGGCCACGAAGCGGATTTCACGGACGGCGACAGCGGGTCGGTCTCCTTCGCCCCGGACCCCGAGAACCCCGACGAGCAGGTGCTCGTCTGCGGGCTGAACAACGCCCGGACGTGGTGGCCCGGTGAGGACTACATCTGGGGGACGGGTGCATATCGCCTTCAAGAGGAGTACGGATATACCTTCTAACGGATCTTTTTCATCGTTGGGTTCGCGCTTCGCGCGAACCACTCCTCGAAAGATCTCCTCCAAAAAGCCGCGAGCGCCAACGACGCTCGCGGTCCGCACGAAATCGGCGACGATAGACCGTGTTCGAGATCAGTTCCCGACTCGGACTCGGAGACGCGCCAGCCCGTCCGCATAGATGAGCCAGTACGAGAGCGGAATCGCGAGGATCACCACCGCGACGGTGACTGGGAGCTGAGTCAACGGATCGGGAGGGAGTAGCAGCGTACCAATAGCGAACCCAATACTGACTAACACGACGTTCGTCACGAGAAATCGAGTCCAGTGGGCTTGGTTCATATATTACAAATAATACAAATGTAAATAAACCATCCGGCCGAGCCCGACGGGAGGCGAGGCGAGCCTACTCCTGTGTCGGGCTGTAGTTCGGAGCCTCGTCGGTGATGACGACGTCATGGGCATGACCCTCGGCCTGGCCCGCAGAGGAGACGCGTACGAACTCCGCGCGCTCCTTGAACTCGGGGACGGTCCCCGCGCCGACGTAGCCCATCCCGCTTTTCATCCCGCCGGTCAGTTGGTGAAGCTCGCTTTCGAGACTGCCCTTGTAGGGCGTTGCGGCCTCGACCCCTTCGGGGACGTACTCCTCTTCCTCCTCGGGGTCGTCCTTCAGGTAGCGGTCGCCGCCGCCCGAGCGCATGGCGCCCACCGAGCCCATGCCCCTGTACTGTTTGTAGCGCTTGCCGTTCATCGTGATGACCCGGCCCGGAGCTTCGTCGGTGCCGGCGAAGTAGGAGCCGAGCATCACGGCGTCGGCGCCGGCGGCGATCGACTTGATCGCGTCGCCCGAGTAGCGGATACCGCCGTCGGCGATCACGGGCACGCCACGGTCGGCGGCGACGTCCGCGACCTGCGCGACGGCGGTGATCTGGGGCATTCCCGAGCCCGAGACGATTCGGGTCGTACAGATCGAGCCGGGGCCGATCCCGACCTTGAGGCCGTCTGCGAACCCGACGATCGCTTCCGCGGCCTCGCGGGTCCCGACGTTGCCGACGACGACGTCGGCCTCAACGTTCTCGGTGATCGCGCGCGCGCTGTCGATGACGTTCAGGTTGTGGGCGTGCGCACAGTCGATGAAGAGGACGTCCGCGCCGGCCTCGTCGGCGGCGACCGCGCGTTCGTCGTCGAAGGGACCGACCGCGACGCCGACCCGCAGCCGGTCGTTTTCGTCGTGGATCGCGTCGCCGTACTCGCGGCGCTGGAGGATCCCCTGCATGGTGACGAGCCCCTGCAGGCGGTTGTCGCCGTCGACGATGGGGACGCGCTCGATCTTGTGCTCGTACATGAGTTCGAGCGCCTCGCGCGCCGAGACGTCCTCGGGGGCGGTGATGACCTCGTCGGTCATCGCCTCGCGCACGGCGTCGCGCTCGCCGACCTCGAGGTACGGCCGGATGTCGGTCCCCGAGATGATCCCGAGGACCTCCCCCTCGTCGTTGATGACGGGGGCCCCCGAGACCCCCTCGTGTTCCATCATCGCGTCGACGTCCCGTACTGTTTGCTCGGGGTTCGCGGTGACCACGTCCCGAATGATGAGTTCATCGGCACGTTTGACGCGCTCGATCGCTTCGACCATCGCGGGCACGTCCATGTTCCGATGAAGGACGCCCAGCCCACCCTGCCGGGCCATTTCGATCGCCAGATCGCTCTCGGTGACGGTGTCCATCGCCGCCGAGAGGACGGGGACGTTGAGCTCGACGTTCGTCGAGACACGTGTGGAAAGGTTCGCGTCGTCGGGTTCGACGCGGCTCTCTTTGGGTCTGAGCAGCACGTCGTCGAACGTCAGCGCTTCCGGTACGTCGAGTTTGTCGAGGAAAGCGTTACTCGCCATATAAACCGTCTGCAACGCCGGCCCAAAAGGGTTGCGAGACAAGCGACCGTTTGGGTGATGGGCCCACCCGAAA encodes the following:
- a CDS encoding PRC-barrel domain-containing protein, which produces MDQERPSQEITSLVGREVYSSNGVFVGEIEDIKLDLGTEIVTGLALREPNEELFGAQIRGTRGVLVPYRWVRAVGDVVLVNDVVERLVTPEEEGEEVVA
- a CDS encoding DHH family phosphoesterase; the encoded protein is MSTGVTISSMSRYAILGCGSVGHAVADELLDQGKEVLIVDRDEDRVETLRDRDMNAQAGDIREQAVAESVADRDVVLILSSDVEANKAAVSNVRGLGDDQFIIARASDPVSGDELADLGANSVINPSAVIAESALRLLESGELEHRAQHLSEIITATEQKLAIVTHENPDPDAIASAVALRAIAEYLDVEAEIFYFGDMGHQENRAFVNLLDVEMTSLAREDVDAFDGFDTVALVDHAMLTDANVEFDEPVDVLIDHHDIDIDRDLPDGLPFIDIRPQMNSTSTILTKYIQEFDLSLGESVATALLYGIRAETLDFKRDTTPADLTAAAYLYPFANHDTLEQVESPSMSPETLDVLAEAITNREVQGSHLVSNAGFIRDREALEQAAQHLLNLEGITTTAVFGIADNTIYLAARSKDIRLNIGRVLLDAFEEIGETMGHSTQARVEIPLGIFTGIETNEDNRETLLHLTEEAVRKKLFAAMGVESEGSNGS
- a CDS encoding DUF7534 family protein, which gives rise to MNQAHWTRFLVTNVVLVSIGFAIGTLLLPPDPLTQLPVTVAVVILAIPLSYWLIYADGLARLRVRVGN
- the guaB gene encoding IMP dehydrogenase; translated protein: MASNAFLDKLDVPEALTFDDVLLRPKESRVEPDDANLSTRVSTNVELNVPVLSAAMDTVTESDLAIEMARQGGLGVLHRNMDVPAMVEAIERVKRADELIIRDVVTANPEQTVRDVDAMMEHEGVSGAPVINDEGEVLGIISGTDIRPYLEVGERDAVREAMTDEVITAPEDVSAREALELMYEHKIERVPIVDGDNRLQGLVTMQGILQRREYGDAIHDENDRLRVGVAVGPFDDERAVAADEAGADVLFIDCAHAHNLNVIDSARAITENVEADVVVGNVGTREAAEAIVGFADGLKVGIGPGSICTTRIVSGSGMPQITAVAQVADVAADRGVPVIADGGIRYSGDAIKSIAAGADAVMLGSYFAGTDEAPGRVITMNGKRYKQYRGMGSVGAMRSGGGDRYLKDDPEEEEEYVPEGVEAATPYKGSLESELHQLTGGMKSGMGYVGAGTVPEFKERAEFVRVSSAGQAEGHAHDVVITDEAPNYSPTQE